In one window of Tumebacillus algifaecis DNA:
- a CDS encoding toxic anion resistance protein, giving the protein MSTLAIELKKEDEQKVAQEASQLIQRVSSTGTLELDALMDDIGKLGMKTQEKAGQTLQMLDRPVNDLMSGDRVEVSNMILKLRSECEGLQQSKNVGLFGKLLRKSPFKNYVYKYQSVKTNINSIVGGLRDGKDTLQENIAYMRQLKRTSMEEIYNLQTKIAFGDKLKDLFEVEINKADNPSRKAHLERGLRKVVSRIQSMTEMIMLYNQAIAATDIINDNNDKLIDAVNNAIDKTANLITVSAMIAMALGDQEKVIAAVDATNKTLEDQFKENARLLRTTTERTNELLSKPSMSMEAVNQAIGDLMAALDSSERSNQQIIQSCNDYTSKMASINQQMSQRLGLEAGNQAPAAGRELGNNRISNFLE; this is encoded by the coding sequence ATGTCTACGTTAGCTATTGAACTGAAAAAAGAGGACGAGCAAAAAGTTGCCCAAGAGGCGTCGCAGCTGATTCAACGCGTCTCTTCCACCGGTACGCTGGAATTGGATGCGCTGATGGACGATATCGGCAAGTTGGGCATGAAAACGCAGGAAAAGGCAGGCCAGACCTTGCAGATGCTGGACCGCCCGGTCAACGATCTGATGTCGGGCGATCGGGTGGAAGTGTCGAACATGATTCTCAAACTCCGTTCGGAGTGCGAAGGGCTCCAACAAAGCAAGAATGTCGGGCTGTTTGGGAAATTGCTTCGCAAAAGCCCGTTCAAAAACTATGTCTACAAATACCAATCGGTCAAAACGAACATCAACTCGATCGTGGGTGGACTGCGGGACGGTAAAGACACCCTCCAAGAAAACATCGCCTATATGCGCCAACTGAAGCGCACGTCGATGGAGGAAATCTACAACCTGCAAACCAAGATCGCGTTCGGTGACAAGCTGAAGGATCTGTTCGAAGTGGAGATCAACAAAGCGGACAACCCTTCGCGCAAAGCACACTTGGAGCGTGGACTGCGCAAGGTCGTGTCCCGCATCCAGTCGATGACCGAAATGATCATGCTGTACAACCAAGCGATCGCAGCCACCGATATCATCAATGACAACAACGACAAGCTGATCGATGCGGTCAACAACGCGATCGACAAGACGGCCAACCTGATCACCGTCTCGGCGATGATCGCGATGGCGCTGGGCGATCAGGAGAAAGTGATCGCGGCGGTCGATGCGACCAACAAGACGTTGGAAGACCAGTTTAAAGAAAACGCGCGCCTGTTGCGAACCACGACTGAGCGCACCAACGAACTGCTGAGCAAGCCCTCGATGTCGATGGAAGCGGTCAATCAGGCGATTGGCGATCTGATGGCGGCACTCGATAGCTCGGAGCGTTCCAACCAGCAGATCATCCAGAGCTGCAATGATTACACGAGCAAAATGGCTTCGATCAACCAGCAGATGAGCCAACGCTTAGGGCTGGAAGCGGGTAACCAAGCTCCTGCTGCTGGCCGCGAGCTCGGCAACAATCGGATCAGCAACTTTTTAGAGTAA
- a CDS encoding FAD-dependent oxidoreductase, with protein sequence MYDILIVGAGPAGASAALFAAKAGKKTVVIDSDQSITKRAWVENHYGVMEVTGPELVETGKKQAAKFGAELVTGKVENIVKTDNGFRAETENGHYEAAHVLLATGVMADLVDKIGLQVKAGTEPHIKTNIEVDRDGKTSIDGIWAAGTIAGVSVHTIVTAGDGARVAINILSAINGTRYVDHDVMK encoded by the coding sequence ATGTATGACATTCTGATCGTCGGTGCTGGTCCAGCCGGAGCGAGCGCCGCATTGTTTGCAGCCAAAGCGGGAAAGAAGACAGTGGTCATCGACAGCGACCAGAGCATCACCAAACGCGCTTGGGTGGAAAATCATTACGGTGTGATGGAAGTCACAGGTCCTGAACTTGTGGAGACGGGCAAAAAACAGGCGGCCAAATTTGGTGCCGAACTGGTGACAGGCAAAGTGGAAAACATCGTGAAAACGGACAACGGGTTTCGTGCCGAAACGGAAAACGGCCACTATGAGGCGGCCCATGTTCTGCTCGCCACCGGCGTGATGGCCGATCTGGTTGACAAGATCGGCTTGCAGGTCAAAGCGGGCACCGAGCCGCATATCAAGACGAACATCGAGGTTGATCGGGATGGCAAAACGAGCATCGATGGCATCTGGGCGGCGGGGACGATCGCCGGGGTCAGCGTGCATACGATCGTGACGGCAGGTGATGGCGCACGAGTTGCGATCAACATCCTCAGTGCGATCAACGGCACTCGCTATGTAGACCATGATGTGATGAAGTAA